A stretch of the Clostridiales bacterium genome encodes the following:
- a CDS encoding transporter substrate-binding domain-containing protein — MKKNLLGIIALLLAMLMIGTAAAETVTVAFNPEYPPFESVDGENYVGYDVDMINAIAEKAGFDVEFEAMDFDAVIAAVMTNKDTIGVSGISITDERKLNVNFSQGYINAGLIVVIKKDSGYATTEDLKGKVIGVQQGTTSDFAAEEITGMENVAQYKTFLNAIMDLQGNKIDAVIVDKPVGMAILASLNDATLEIVDMGLQADWYGIEVNKDNAELLEKIDKAIDELKAEGFFEALEEKHLTKTEFDAEEAAE; from the coding sequence ATGAAAAAGAATCTGCTCGGAATCATCGCCCTGCTGCTGGCTATGCTGATGATCGGTACTGCCGCGGCTGAAACTGTGACCGTCGCATTCAACCCGGAATATCCCCCCTTCGAGTCTGTGGATGGTGAAAACTACGTCGGCTACGATGTGGACATGATCAATGCGATCGCTGAAAAAGCCGGTTTTGATGTCGAATTCGAAGCCATGGACTTCGACGCTGTCATCGCCGCGGTCATGACCAACAAAGACACCATTGGCGTTTCCGGCATCAGCATTACCGATGAGCGCAAGCTCAACGTCAATTTCTCCCAGGGCTATATCAACGCCGGCCTGATCGTTGTCATCAAAAAGGACAGCGGCTATGCTACCACGGAAGACCTGAAGGGCAAGGTCATCGGCGTCCAGCAGGGCACCACGAGCGATTTTGCCGCGGAAGAGATCACCGGTATGGAAAACGTCGCCCAGTACAAGACTTTCCTCAATGCCATCATGGACCTCCAGGGCAACAAGATCGACGCGGTCATCGTGGACAAGCCGGTCGGCATGGCCATTCTGGCTTCCCTGAATGACGCCACCCTGGAAATCGTGGATATGGGCCTGCAGGCTGACTGGTACGGCATCGAAGTCAACAAGGACAATGCTGAGCTCCTGGAGAAGATCGACAAGGCCATCGATGAACTGAAGGCCGAAGGCTTCTTCGAAGCGCTGGAAGAAAAGCACCTGACCAAGACCGAGTTCGACGCGGAGGAAGCGGCCGAATAA
- a CDS encoding amino acid ABC transporter permease, with the protein MNAIFGDRWLQYLNGLLVTLEVSLLAIIFGTLLGTILAVLRLPEVTEYRYRGTDPFKKLGNWILRFLCGFAKFYIDLIRGTPLLLQVLIINFGIFGSIRIEKVIVGVIACGINSAAYVAEIVRGGIMSVDKGQTEAGRSLGFSGTKTMFWIILPQAAKSALPSLCNEFIALIKETSILSYIALTELTKAGDYIRSRTYSAFTPYIISGLLYLLVTIVLTKLIGKLERRLRQSDH; encoded by the coding sequence ATGAACGCCATCTTCGGCGACCGCTGGCTCCAGTACCTGAACGGCCTGCTGGTCACCCTGGAGGTCAGCCTCCTGGCGATCATTTTCGGTACTTTATTGGGTACGATCCTCGCCGTCCTCCGGCTTCCCGAAGTAACGGAATACCGTTACCGCGGCACGGATCCCTTCAAAAAGCTGGGCAACTGGATCCTTCGCTTCCTGTGCGGCTTTGCGAAGTTCTATATTGACCTGATCCGCGGAACGCCGCTGCTGCTCCAGGTGCTGATTATCAACTTCGGAATCTTCGGCTCCATCCGCATCGAAAAGGTGATCGTTGGCGTCATCGCCTGCGGCATCAACAGCGCCGCGTATGTGGCTGAGATTGTCCGCGGCGGCATCATGTCCGTGGACAAGGGGCAAACCGAAGCAGGCCGTTCCCTGGGCTTCTCCGGAACCAAGACCATGTTCTGGATTATCCTCCCCCAGGCGGCCAAATCCGCCCTCCCCAGCCTGTGCAACGAGTTCATCGCCCTGATCAAGGAAACGTCCATCCTGTCCTATATCGCGCTGACGGAGCTCACCAAGGCCGGTGACTATATCCGGTCCAGGACGTATTCCGCCTTTACCCCGTATATTATCTCCGGTCTCCTTTACCTGCTCGTTACGATTGTACTGACCAAACTGATCGGGAAACTGGAAAGGAGGCTGCGTCAAAGTGACCACTGA
- a CDS encoding amino acid ABC transporter ATP-binding protein yields MISVRNLAKHFNGGELQALRGVDVDIHKGEVVVIIGPSGSGKSTFLRCLNLLELPTAGVITFEGTDITDPKVNINIHRQKMGMVFQHFNLFPHMTVLGNMTLAPIKLLKKSKAEAEKTAMSLLERVNLADRANAYPSQLSGGQKQRVAIVRALCMEPQVMLFDEPTSALDPEMVGEVLDVMKELAQSGMTMVCVTHEMGFAREVADRVLFFDEGKLVEEGTPAEIFTAAKEQRTRDFLKKVL; encoded by the coding sequence ATCATCTCCGTCCGCAACCTGGCCAAGCATTTCAACGGCGGGGAGCTGCAGGCGCTCCGCGGTGTGGATGTGGATATCCATAAAGGCGAAGTGGTGGTAATCATCGGGCCTTCCGGCAGCGGCAAAAGCACTTTCCTGCGCTGCCTCAACCTGCTGGAACTGCCCACCGCCGGCGTCATTACCTTCGAGGGTACGGATATCACCGATCCCAAGGTCAATATCAATATCCACCGCCAGAAGATGGGCATGGTCTTCCAGCATTTCAACCTGTTCCCCCACATGACAGTCCTGGGAAACATGACACTGGCCCCGATCAAACTGCTGAAGAAATCCAAGGCTGAAGCTGAAAAAACCGCCATGTCCCTGCTGGAACGCGTCAACCTCGCCGACCGGGCAAACGCCTATCCCAGCCAGCTGTCCGGCGGCCAGAAGCAGCGCGTCGCGATTGTCCGTGCCCTTTGCATGGAGCCCCAGGTGATGCTCTTTGATGAGCCCACTTCCGCCCTGGATCCGGAGATGGTCGGCGAAGTGCTCGACGTAATGAAGGAACTGGCGCAGAGCGGGATGACCATGGTTTGTGTTACACATGAAATGGGATTTGCCCGTGAAGTAGCTGACCGCGTTCTCTTTTTTGACGAAGGGAAGCTCGTGGAGGAAGGGACCCCGGCCGAAATCTTTACTGCTGCCAAAGAGCAGCGTACCCGGGATTTCCTGAAGAAGGTCCTGTAA
- a CDS encoding GGDEF domain-containing protein, producing MIAGKRKTIGVFLCKAYSVFDNAVYGVLEELSRKLDYDVVVFSTVGYFASQNEYDAQERRMFSFAPIEKLDGILMAPDTYEIEGFRDALLNEIRRRAACPVVAVRHFSDEFDCTYTDEDITIRPLIRHLLDDHDLTQIAFLAGYPGHPDSEFRLAAFRREMADHGIEIDDQRDVFYGNMWYTCSEDAYRHFFVDNEAPQAVVCANDFMAVGLERELAGHGIKVPDDVIVTGYDNIPDITLDCSTLTTVEQDFEAMVRMGFEELDRQIRTGDSPDRHHDVRRIPVPGKLIFGESCGCSERPQDQYRELSILRSAEADRLGGREVNMTYFTIETSAADTIEELHAALDKKKADTPMIRDFYLCLFEESRKADGERIFAEQMTDTACLVHSMRDKQDNGMPMISFSRRDLLPQMAERADEPQVFYLTLLHQREFNYGYAVFHYDSGELPTAFFQHWSVTLSGALRNIHNRDELRRLYEERRLSSITDVLTRLDNRRGIMEKVEPQWNTLCLEHATVGFISFDLDNLKGVNDTYGHQAGDFAIRLIAEAIRGSLPKNGIGARMGGDEFLVFLPRTSEMDTKRFVLSFEQKLRELNLREDRSFEVSASCGAYVTSLENGMTFEDCLHHSDKMMYQVKEKHRAARKLQCR from the coding sequence GTGATTGCCGGAAAGCGGAAGACGATCGGCGTCTTCCTCTGCAAAGCCTATTCTGTCTTCGACAATGCGGTTTACGGGGTGCTGGAAGAGCTGTCCCGCAAGCTGGACTATGACGTGGTGGTTTTCTCCACGGTTGGTTACTTCGCCAGCCAGAATGAATACGACGCACAGGAGCGCCGCATGTTCTCCTTTGCGCCGATTGAGAAGCTGGACGGAATCCTGATGGCCCCGGACACCTATGAAATCGAAGGGTTCCGGGATGCCCTGCTGAACGAAATCCGCCGCCGGGCCGCCTGCCCGGTGGTGGCTGTCCGCCATTTCAGCGATGAGTTTGACTGCACCTACACGGATGAGGATATCACCATCCGTCCCCTCATCCGCCACCTGCTGGATGACCACGATCTGACGCAGATTGCGTTCCTCGCCGGGTATCCCGGCCATCCGGACAGCGAATTCCGCCTGGCAGCCTTCCGCCGGGAAATGGCCGACCATGGAATTGAAATTGATGATCAGCGGGACGTCTTCTATGGGAACATGTGGTATACCTGCAGTGAAGACGCTTACAGGCATTTCTTTGTGGATAATGAAGCCCCGCAGGCCGTGGTCTGCGCCAACGACTTCATGGCCGTCGGCCTGGAGCGGGAACTGGCCGGGCACGGCATCAAAGTGCCGGACGACGTGATCGTCACCGGCTATGACAACATACCGGATATTACGCTGGACTGTTCCACGCTGACCACGGTGGAGCAGGATTTCGAAGCCATGGTTCGCATGGGGTTTGAGGAGCTGGACCGCCAGATCCGTACCGGGGATTCCCCGGACCGGCATCATGATGTTCGCCGGATTCCGGTGCCCGGAAAGCTGATCTTTGGCGAAAGCTGCGGCTGCAGCGAGCGTCCGCAGGACCAGTACCGGGAGCTGAGCATCCTGCGTTCCGCCGAGGCGGACCGCCTGGGCGGCCGGGAAGTCAACATGACCTATTTCACCATTGAAACCAGCGCGGCGGATACCATCGAAGAGCTCCATGCCGCCCTGGACAAAAAGAAGGCAGACACCCCCATGATCCGGGATTTCTACCTCTGCCTGTTTGAGGAAAGCCGGAAAGCGGACGGGGAACGGATCTTTGCCGAGCAGATGACCGATACGGCCTGCCTGGTGCATTCCATGCGGGACAAGCAGGATAACGGAATGCCGATGATTTCCTTCAGCCGCCGGGACCTGCTTCCCCAGATGGCGGAGCGCGCAGATGAACCGCAGGTATTTTACCTGACGCTGCTGCACCAGCGGGAATTCAATTACGGCTATGCGGTATTCCATTATGACAGCGGCGAGCTCCCGACCGCCTTTTTCCAGCACTGGAGCGTAACGCTCTCCGGTGCGCTGCGGAACATCCACAACCGGGATGAACTGCGCCGCCTCTACGAAGAAAGGCGCCTCAGCAGCATCACGGACGTGCTCACGCGCCTGGATAACCGCCGCGGGATCATGGAAAAGGTAGAACCGCAGTGGAATACCCTCTGCTTGGAGCATGCAACCGTCGGCTTCATCTCCTTTGACCTGGACAACCTCAAGGGCGTCAACGACACCTACGGCCACCAGGCCGGGGATTTCGCCATCCGGCTGATCGCCGAGGCCATCCGTGGTTCCCTGCCGAAAAACGGCATCGGTGCACGGATGGGCGGTGATGAATTCCTCGTCTTCCTCCCCCGCACCAGTGAAATGGATACGAAGCGGTTTGTCCTTTCCTTTGAGCAGAAGCTCAGGGAACTCAACCTCCGGGAAGACCGTTCCTTTGAGGTCAGTGCCAGCTGCGGTGCCTATGTGACGTCACTGGAAAACGGCATGACATTTGAAGACTGCCTCCACCACAGCGACAAGATGATGTATCAGGTGAAGGAAAAGCACCGGGCAGCCAGGAAACTTCAATGCCGGTAA
- the rplA gene encoding 50S ribosomal protein L1, which produces MKHGKKYSDSLKLIDHLKQYDPEEAVDLVVQTGKAKFDETVEISVRLGVDPRHADQQVRGAVVLPHGTGRTIRVLVIAKGDKAKEAEEAGADYVGAEEMIQKIQQENWFEFDVCVATPDMMGMVGRIGRVLGPKGLMPNPKSGTVTMDITRAVKDIKAGKVEYRLDKTAIIHCPIGKVSFGKEKLQENLNVLMEAINKAKPAAAKGTYMKSVYLSSTMGPSVRVNPLKF; this is translated from the coding sequence ATGAAACATGGTAAGAAATACAGCGACAGCCTGAAGCTGATCGACCACCTGAAGCAGTACGATCCCGAAGAGGCCGTTGACCTGGTTGTACAGACCGGCAAGGCCAAGTTCGACGAGACCGTGGAAATCTCCGTCCGTCTGGGCGTCGACCCCCGCCATGCTGACCAGCAGGTCCGCGGCGCCGTGGTCCTGCCCCATGGAACCGGCCGCACCATCCGCGTGCTGGTCATCGCCAAGGGCGACAAGGCCAAGGAAGCGGAAGAAGCCGGTGCCGATTATGTAGGCGCTGAAGAAATGATCCAGAAGATCCAGCAGGAGAACTGGTTCGAATTCGACGTCTGCGTGGCCACCCCTGATATGATGGGTATGGTCGGCCGCATCGGTCGTGTGCTGGGCCCGAAGGGCCTGATGCCCAACCCGAAGTCCGGCACCGTGACCATGGACATCACCCGGGCCGTGAAGGATATCAAAGCCGGTAAGGTGGAGTACCGCCTCGACAAGACCGCGATTATCCACTGCCCGATCGGCAAGGTTTCCTTCGGCAAGGAAAAGCTGCAGGAGAACCTGAACGTCCTGATGGAAGCGATCAACAAGGCGAAGCCTGCTGCCGCGAAGGGAACCTATATGAAGAGTGTTTATCTCTCCAGCACCATGGGTCCCTCCGTGCGTGTCAATCCGCTGAAGTTCTGA
- the rplK gene encoding 50S ribosomal protein L11, protein MAKKVQAYIKLQVPAGKATPAPPIGPALGQHGVNIPGFCKEFNDRTAKEAGMIIPVVITVYTDRTFTFITKTPPAPVLIKKELNLQKASGRPNKEKVGQLTKEQCRKIATIKMPDLNAGSIEAAMSMVAGTARSMGVTVEE, encoded by the coding sequence ATGGCAAAGAAAGTACAGGCTTATATCAAGCTGCAGGTTCCTGCCGGTAAGGCAACACCCGCTCCGCCGATCGGTCCCGCGCTGGGCCAGCACGGCGTGAACATTCCCGGATTCTGCAAGGAATTCAATGACCGCACGGCCAAGGAAGCCGGCATGATCATCCCCGTGGTGATCACGGTTTACACCGACCGTACGTTCACCTTCATCACCAAGACGCCTCCGGCGCCCGTGCTGATCAAGAAGGAACTGAACCTGCAGAAGGCCAGCGGCCGTCCCAACAAGGAAAAAGTTGGCCAGCTGACCAAGGAGCAGTGCCGTAAGATTGCTACCATTAAGATGCCCGACCTGAACGCCGGCAGCATCGAAGCCGCCATGAGCATGGTGGCCGGAACCGCCCGCAGCATGGGCGTGACCGTCGAAGAGTAA
- the nusG gene encoding transcription termination/antitermination factor NusG, whose amino-acid sequence MAENKKEACWYVIHTYSGYENKVKDTLEKSVENNGMQDLILDVRVPMEEVMEIRNGKRVKSTRKVYPGYVLVHMIETSESWYVVRNTRGVTGFVGPDSKPVPLTQEEVDMMLNTEQSSVDFGFAIGENVRILSGPLENFSGVVEDVDTVRGKLTVKVQMFLGREMPVEVDIDQVEKDN is encoded by the coding sequence ATGGCTGAAAACAAGAAAGAGGCCTGCTGGTATGTCATCCACACCTATTCCGGCTATGAGAACAAGGTGAAGGACACGCTGGAAAAGTCCGTTGAAAACAACGGAATGCAGGACCTGATCCTGGACGTCCGCGTTCCCATGGAAGAAGTCATGGAGATCCGGAACGGAAAGCGCGTCAAAAGCACCCGGAAGGTTTATCCCGGTTATGTGCTGGTGCACATGATCGAGACCAGCGAAAGCTGGTACGTCGTGCGGAATACCCGCGGCGTGACGGGCTTTGTGGGTCCTGATTCCAAACCTGTTCCGCTGACCCAGGAAGAAGTGGACATGATGCTCAATACCGAGCAGTCCAGCGTCGACTTCGGATTCGCGATCGGCGAAAACGTCCGGATTCTGTCCGGTCCTCTGGAAAATTTCAGCGGCGTGGTGGAAGACGTGGACACGGTCCGCGGCAAGCTGACCGTCAAGGTGCAGATGTTCCTTGGCCGGGAAATGCCCGTGGAAGTGGATATCGACCAGGTCGAGAAAGACAACTGA
- the secE gene encoding preprotein translocase subunit SecE, protein MKKAEAQAEKAVKKAGEGKLSKILNWFKALPQRISKPFKNMFYELKKVTWPSKKKLINYSVIVLLFMLFMGIVIGLLDAGATTLINLLM, encoded by the coding sequence GTGAAGAAGGCCGAAGCACAGGCTGAAAAGGCTGTGAAAAAAGCCGGCGAAGGAAAACTGAGCAAGATCCTGAACTGGTTCAAAGCACTGCCCCAGCGGATCAGCAAGCCCTTCAAGAACATGTTCTATGAACTGAAGAAGGTCACCTGGCCCAGCAAGAAGAAGCTGATCAACTATTCCGTGATCGTTCTCCTGTTCATGCTGTTCATGGGCATCGTCATCGGCCTGCTGGACGCCGGCGCTACCACCCTTATCAATCTGCTCATGTAA
- the rpmG gene encoding 50S ribosomal protein L33, with amino-acid sequence MANAARNKVCLACTECKQRNYNNMKNKKNTPDRIELMKYCPFCKKHTTHRETK; translated from the coding sequence ATGGCAAACGCCGCTCGTAACAAGGTTTGCCTTGCCTGCACCGAGTGCAAGCAGCGCAACTACAACAACATGAAGAACAAGAAGAACACCCCGGATCGCATTGAGCTCATGAAGTACTGCCCCTTCTGCAAGAAGCACACGACTCATCGCGAGACCAAGTGA
- the tuf gene encoding elongation factor Tu, which produces MAKGHYERTKPHVNIGTIGHVDHGKTTLTAAITMTLSLKGEAQAMRYDEIDKAPEEKARGITINTAHVEYETKKRHYAHVDCPGHADYVKNMITGAAQMDGAILVVSAPDGPMPQTREHILLARQVGVPYIVVFMNKTDMMDDEELLELVEMEIRELLSSYDFPGDDIPIIKGSALKALEYIQNGGTDVDNAPECKCIWELMDAVDNYIPEPARATDQPFLMPVEDVFSISGRGTVATGRVERGTVKVSDAVEIVGLMEKPRSTVVTGVEMFHKLLDQAEAGDNIGALLRGIQRNEVERGQVLAKPGSIHPHTHCIGQVYVLTKEEGGRHTPFFNGYRPQFYFRTTDVTGNIKLPEGVEMVMPGDNIDMEITLITPIAMEQGLRFAIREGGRTVGSGVVAKVIE; this is translated from the coding sequence ATGGCGAAAGGACATTATGAACGGACAAAGCCCCATGTAAACATCGGGACGATCGGACACGTTGACCACGGCAAGACGACCCTGACCGCTGCGATCACCATGACGCTGAGCCTGAAGGGCGAAGCGCAGGCGATGCGTTACGACGAAATCGACAAGGCGCCCGAAGAAAAAGCACGTGGAATCACCATCAACACCGCTCACGTTGAGTACGAGACCAAGAAGCGTCACTATGCTCACGTGGACTGCCCCGGCCACGCTGACTATGTTAAGAACATGATCACCGGTGCCGCGCAGATGGACGGCGCGATCCTGGTTGTTTCCGCTCCCGACGGCCCGATGCCCCAGACCCGTGAGCACATCCTGCTGGCCCGTCAGGTTGGCGTGCCCTACATCGTTGTGTTCATGAACAAGACGGACATGATGGACGACGAAGAGCTGCTGGAGCTGGTCGAGATGGAAATCCGCGAACTGCTGAGCAGCTATGACTTCCCGGGCGATGACATCCCGATCATCAAGGGCAGCGCCCTGAAGGCCCTGGAGTACATCCAGAACGGCGGCACCGACGTGGACAACGCTCCCGAGTGCAAGTGCATCTGGGAACTGATGGATGCTGTTGACAACTACATCCCGGAACCCGCCCGTGCGACGGACCAGCCCTTCCTGATGCCTGTTGAAGACGTGTTCAGCATTTCCGGCCGCGGCACCGTGGCTACCGGCCGTGTTGAGCGCGGTACCGTGAAGGTATCTGACGCGGTTGAAATCGTCGGTCTGATGGAAAAGCCCCGCAGCACGGTTGTTACCGGTGTTGAAATGTTCCACAAGCTGCTGGACCAGGCGGAAGCCGGCGACAACATCGGCGCGCTGCTGCGTGGTATTCAGCGGAACGAAGTCGAGCGCGGCCAGGTTCTGGCGAAGCCCGGCAGCATCCATCCGCACACCCACTGCATCGGCCAGGTGTACGTGCTGACCAAGGAAGAAGGCGGCCGTCACACCCCGTTCTTCAACGGCTATCGTCCGCAGTTCTATTTCCGGACGACGGACGTTACCGGCAACATCAAGCTGCCCGAAGGCGTTGAAATGGTGATGCCCGGCGACAACATCGACATGGAAATCACCCTGATCACCCCCATCGCTATGGAACAGGGACTGCGCTTCGCTATCCGTGAAGGCGGCCGTACTGTGGGATCCGGCGTTGTGGCGAAGGTCATCGAGTAA
- the fusA gene encoding elongation factor G produces MPRSHPLERVRNIGIMAHIDAGKTTTTERILFYTGKNYRIGETHEGTATMDWMVQEQERGITITSAATTCFWHDPHDPTNAKKQYRINIIDTPGHVDFTVEVERSLRVLDGAVSVFCAKGGVEPQSETVWKQAETYHVPRMAYVNKMDITGADFYRVVSMMQDRLGANAVPIQLPIGKENTFRGIIDLVRMRAEVYYDDLGQDVRDEDIPADMQELAEEYRANLIEKVAETDDALMEKYLEGGELTEEEIRTAIRKCTIACTMNPVLCGTSYRNKGVQPLLDAVIDYMPSPLDIPAIDGVDPDDPEKKMERHPSDDEPFSALAFKIMVDPFVGKLAFFRVYSGTLAAGNYVMNSTKQKRERMSRIMLMHANHREEVDTIYTGEIAGAVGLKDTTTGDTLCDENHQIILESMVFPDPVIEVAIEPKTKAGQEKMTYALQRLAEEDPTFKTYTNQETGQTIIAGMGELHLEIIVDRLLREFKVEATVGKPQVTYKETIRKPAKAEGRYVRQTGGHGQYGHCWIEIEPQEPGKGYEFESRIVGGVIPKEFISPIDQGIQEAAKSGAIAGYEVVNFKAAVTDGSYHDVDSSEMAYKIAASMAFKEAVRKADPCLMEPMMKVEIIVPDQYLGDVMGNVSSRRGRVEGTEMRAQDQIIHAFVPLSEMFGYTTDLRSRTQGRGMFTMQFDHYEEVPKSVAEKIIGKKVNA; encoded by the coding sequence ATGCCCAGAAGCCACCCACTTGAAAGAGTCCGGAACATCGGTATCATGGCTCATATCGATGCCGGAAAAACCACTACCACCGAGCGGATCCTGTTCTATACGGGCAAGAATTACCGCATCGGTGAAACCCACGAAGGAACGGCCACCATGGACTGGATGGTCCAGGAACAGGAACGCGGCATCACGATCACTTCGGCTGCCACCACCTGCTTCTGGCATGATCCCCATGACCCGACCAACGCCAAGAAACAGTATCGGATCAACATCATTGACACCCCCGGTCATGTGGACTTTACCGTCGAGGTGGAACGCAGCCTGCGCGTGCTGGACGGCGCTGTAAGCGTCTTCTGCGCCAAGGGCGGTGTGGAACCCCAGAGCGAGACCGTGTGGAAGCAGGCGGAGACCTATCATGTTCCCCGCATGGCGTACGTCAACAAGATGGACATCACCGGCGCTGATTTCTACCGCGTTGTGAGCATGATGCAGGACCGTCTCGGCGCGAATGCGGTACCGATCCAGCTTCCCATCGGCAAGGAGAACACCTTCCGCGGGATCATCGACCTGGTCCGGATGCGCGCAGAGGTCTACTATGACGACCTGGGACAGGACGTCCGGGACGAGGACATTCCCGCGGATATGCAGGAACTGGCCGAAGAGTACCGTGCGAACCTGATCGAAAAGGTCGCGGAAACAGACGACGCCCTGATGGAGAAATACCTGGAGGGCGGCGAACTGACCGAAGAAGAGATCCGGACGGCCATCCGCAAGTGCACCATCGCCTGCACGATGAACCCCGTGCTGTGCGGTACCAGCTACCGCAACAAGGGCGTTCAGCCGCTGCTGGACGCGGTGATCGACTACATGCCCAGCCCGCTGGACATTCCCGCCATCGACGGCGTGGACCCGGACGATCCCGAGAAGAAGATGGAACGGCATCCCTCCGATGACGAACCCTTCTCCGCGCTTGCGTTCAAAATCATGGTTGACCCCTTTGTCGGGAAACTCGCATTCTTCCGCGTATATTCCGGCACACTCGCTGCCGGCAATTACGTGATGAATTCCACCAAGCAGAAGCGGGAACGCATGAGCCGCATTATGCTGATGCACGCCAATCACCGGGAAGAGGTGGATACCATCTATACCGGTGAAATCGCCGGCGCGGTCGGCCTGAAGGACACGACCACGGGCGATACCCTGTGCGATGAAAACCACCAGATCATCCTGGAAAGCATGGTCTTCCCGGATCCCGTGATCGAAGTTGCCATCGAGCCCAAGACCAAAGCCGGTCAGGAGAAGATGACGTACGCGCTTCAGCGGCTGGCTGAAGAGGATCCGACCTTCAAGACCTACACCAACCAGGAGACCGGACAGACGATCATCGCCGGCATGGGTGAGCTGCATCTTGAAATCATTGTGGACCGCCTGCTGCGCGAATTCAAGGTTGAGGCAACCGTGGGCAAGCCCCAGGTTACCTACAAGGAAACCATCCGGAAACCCGCGAAAGCCGAAGGACGCTACGTGCGCCAGACCGGCGGCCACGGCCAGTACGGTCACTGCTGGATTGAGATCGAACCCCAGGAGCCCGGCAAGGGATACGAGTTCGAGAGCCGGATCGTCGGCGGCGTGATTCCGAAGGAATTCATCAGCCCCATCGACCAGGGAATCCAGGAAGCGGCCAAGAGCGGCGCGATTGCCGGCTACGAAGTGGTCAACTTCAAGGCGGCGGTTACCGACGGTTCCTACCACGACGTGGACTCCTCCGAAATGGCGTATAAGATCGCGGCCAGCATGGCTTTCAAGGAAGCTGTGCGTAAGGCGGATCCGTGCCTGATGGAGCCCATGATGAAGGTCGAGATCATCGTTCCGGACCAGTACCTGGGCGACGTGATGGGCAATGTGTCCAGCCGCCGCGGCCGGGTGGAAGGCACCGAAATGCGTGCACAAGACCAGATTATTCACGCCTTTGTTCCGCTGAGCGAAATGTTCGGCTACACGACAGATCTTCGTTCCCGTACCCAGGGCCGCGGCATGTTCACCATGCAGTTTGACCACTACGAGGAAGTACCGAAGAGCGTCGCTGAAAAGATCATCGGCAAGAAAGTTAATGCCTGA
- the rpsG gene encoding 30S ribosomal protein S7 — MPRRGFVPKREVLPDPVHGTTVVTKLINQIMLDGKRGVAQNVCYQAFETVAEKTGKPATDVFQEALNNVAPQLEVKARRVGGATYQVPIEIRPERRQTLALRWIVDFARKRGEKTMAERLAGELMDAANNTGAAVKRKEEMHRMAEANKAFAHYRW, encoded by the coding sequence ATGCCCCGTCGCGGTTTTGTACCGAAACGTGAAGTACTGCCGGATCCCGTACACGGGACGACAGTTGTTACCAAATTGATCAATCAGATTATGCTGGACGGGAAGCGCGGAGTTGCGCAGAACGTCTGCTACCAGGCTTTTGAGACCGTTGCCGAAAAGACCGGCAAGCCGGCGACCGACGTTTTCCAGGAAGCCCTGAACAACGTCGCGCCCCAGCTGGAAGTCAAGGCCCGCCGCGTGGGCGGTGCCACTTACCAGGTCCCGATCGAGATCCGTCCGGAACGCCGCCAGACCCTGGCCCTGCGCTGGATCGTGGATTTCGCCCGGAAGCGCGGTGAGAAGACCATGGCTGAGCGTCTTGCCGGAGAGCTGATGGACGCCGCGAACAACACCGGCGCTGCCGTCAAGCGTAAAGAGGAAATGCACCGTATGGCCGAGGCCAACAAGGCATTCGCTCACTATCGCTGGTAA
- the rpsL gene encoding 30S ribosomal protein S12: MPTINQLVRKGRERAAKKPTAPILQGCPQKRGVCLSVKTQTPKKPNSALRKIARIRLTNSIEGTCYIPGIGHNLQEHSVVLIRGGRVRDLPGVRYHIIRGALDTAGVAKRMQARSLYGAKRPKK, from the coding sequence ATGCCCACAATTAATCAGCTTGTCCGTAAGGGACGTGAACGGGCTGCCAAAAAGCCCACCGCTCCGATTCTGCAGGGTTGCCCCCAGAAGCGCGGTGTGTGCCTGAGCGTCAAGACACAGACGCCGAAAAAGCCGAACTCCGCCCTGCGGAAAATCGCGAGAATCCGCCTGACGAACTCCATCGAAGGTACCTGCTACATCCCCGGTATCGGCCACAACCTGCAGGAGCATAGCGTTGTGCTGATCCGCGGCGGCCGTGTTCGGGACCTGCCCGGCGTTCGTTATCACATCATCCGCGGTGCTCTGGATACCGCCGGTGTGGCCAAGCGGATGCAGGCGCGTTCCCTGTATGGCGCGAAGCGCCCGAAGAAGTAA